From Haliotis asinina isolate JCU_RB_2024 chromosome 8, JCU_Hal_asi_v2, whole genome shotgun sequence, a single genomic window includes:
- the LOC137293447 gene encoding uncharacterized protein: MAPDLVKVVFKLYHLPENVERCLKDNEGRGNTANVALLGSIRELGRWKLEKQLIAKASSSERDVWEVSVELPVSSSFEWSWLVADDKKVLFWDPAQDRRTRLSYHEGVMYASWGRDPNYFVSQTCALKLETHYFCQTGEALAVVGSEPCLGSWKSKKALMAHEYPEKSGQWRANTLLDIHRDYQWKWAVVDAKTRKVKRWEECANRFISTNCEQLSIRAPWNMPSSILSHSTIIQEQTIDMAKATKFYDAVENSDDLVTSEIGHMNSGWQSRRETKRKPFVITETEKMATALKPKKQPEQKPRSHRSFIRKIPGLVCHVTNFLSDCYYWLE, encoded by the exons ATGGCTCCGGACTTGGTGAAAGTCGTATTCAAGCTATACCATCTACCAGAGAATGTTGAAAGATGTCTTAAAGACAATGAAGGCAGAGGAAACACTGCCAATGTTGCCCTCCTCGGCTCCATCCGTGAACTCGGCCGGTGGAAACTTGAGAAACAGCTGATTGCCAAAGCTTCCTCTTCTGAAAGGGATGTGTGGGAGGTCAGTGTTGAACTTCCGGTGTCCTCGTCCTTTGAATGGTCATGGCTGGTGGCTGATGACAAGAAAGTCCTCTTCTGGGATCCCGCACAAGACCGAAG GACGCGTCTGTCCTACCACGAAGGGGTGATGTATGCATCCTGGGGACGGGACCCCAACTATTTTGTCTCCCAGACCTGCGCCCTGAAGCTGGAGACTCACTACTTCTGTCAGACAGGGGAAGCCCTCGCTGTTGTAGGCTCGGAGCCATGTCTTGGGTCCTGGAAGTCCAAGAAAGCCTTGATGGCTCACGAGTACCCAGAGAAATCTGGTCAATGGCGG GCAAATACTTTACTGGACATCCATCGTGACTACCAGTGGAAGTGGGCGGTCGTCGATGCAAAGACGAGGAAGGTGAAGAGATGGGAGGAGTGTGCCAATAGATTTATTTCCACCAACTGCGAGCAGCTCTCCATCAGGGCACCCTGGAACATGCCATCGTCCATCTTGTCTCACTCCACCATCATCCAGGAGCAGACGATCGACATGGCCAAGGCGACCAAGTTCTATGATGCCGTGGAAAACAGTGATGACCTCGTGACCTCCGAAATAGGCCACATGAATTCTGGGTGGCAGTCACGACGGGAGACGAAGAGGAAACCATTTGTCA taacagaaactgagaaaatggcGACAGCCTTGAAACCAAAGAAACAGCCTGAACAGAAGCCAAGAAGTCACAGGTCATTTATCAGGAAGATTCCTGGACTTGTGTGTCACGTGACCAACTTCCTGAGTGACTGTTACTACTGGCTGGAGTAG
- the LOC137293833 gene encoding maleylacetoacetate isomerase-like, producing MAAKPVLYTYWRSSCAWRVRIALALKGIDYESNIVHLVKDGGQQHTETYKKLNPMEQLPCLLIDGQTLFQSLPIIEYLNETRPDVKLLPDDPALRQKARALAEIVNCGIQPLQNLEVLQAIGDDKKMEWAKRWIEKGFDAVEQVVTETAGKYSVGDQVTLADLCLVPQVYNANRFKADMSRYPTISRIHAELVQLPAFKIADAHNQPDTPEAERKQ from the exons ATGGCAGCCAAG cCAGTCTTGTACACATACTGGAGGAGTAGCTGTGCATGGAGAGTCAGAATAG CTTTGGCCTTAAAAGGGATTGACTACGAGAGCAACATCGTGCATCTTGTCAAGGATGGAGGCCAACAA CATACAGAGACATACAAGAAGTTGAACCCTATGGAGCAGCTTCCCTGCCTACTTATTGATGGACAAACTCTCTTCCAGTCA TTACCTATCATCGAATACCTGAATGAGACCAGACCAGATGTGAAACTGCTGCCTGATGACCCTGCCTTGAGACAGAAG GCAAGAGCGCTTGCAGAAATAGTGAATTGTGGGATACAGCCGCTGCAGAATCTTGAAGTGCTGCAGGCAATCGGTGATGACAAGAAGATGGAATGGGCGAAAAGGTGGATTGAAAAAGGCTTTGATG CTGTAGAGCAGGTTGTCACAGAAACAGCAGGGAAGTACAGTGTCGGGGACCAAGTGACTCTAGCTGACCTGTGTCTGGTACCACAGGTGTACAACGCCAACAG GTTCAAGGCTGACATGAGTCGTTATCCAACCATCTCAAGGATTCATGCAGAACTGGTGCAGCTGCCTGCCTTCAAGATAGCTGATGCTCACAACCAGCCGGACACACCAGAGGCAGAGAGGAAGCAATGA